A stretch of the bacterium genome encodes the following:
- a CDS encoding helicase-associated domain-containing protein, translating to MALTKGLSVPTGRDAGDSELHMGDRLLDDLFVLLAEVDSADLQVLKRGGIAKSGINRILAVINGSPIAPPSFPRLKQDRLVRFVLHLLFELELLVVRPHETVAGLSDDCENWLSAPLEAQQQRLFTAYLGSSWDELYQIPSLRVDVSGRRNPPRECRRAVLSELARLPEGEWQEFGTFSMQMSETLPGFLRPQSDPYNWRITILEAGKGHRFHSEAGERSFWFNLEGHLLANYIYDPLYWLGAVKLRLSKKQQLTHFAISELGKRLLNEDLGSKPGKPQEHFVLQPDFEITANREFDRSALLFLNRFSNRGETDAVFKFQLSKHSIARALQRGIDGKSIISFLKRHSLAGVPQNVEFSIREWAARFGNIRIKGAVLLDTADEFLMTEILGLHKIATCIQKQIGERTALIDGTQANALYKLLKREGYLPEIDEELVESSPELQTYSLSQQQSTAVFASALALSRILRSVEHELPALKRLCIDEELLSAKLPFLMELQVRFLAGELSDLVIQREPISRRLSDDKKAKLSNRPRKGIIDTLNMAMTLAKPVVVEYISPITQAVQYKKVTVSEVIQTQNGGYIRAIDQTTGDETVISILAIRSASSPQ from the coding sequence ATGGCGCTAACAAAAGGCCTATCAGTCCCCACAGGTCGCGACGCTGGCGACTCAGAGCTTCATATGGGGGACAGGCTGCTCGACGACCTGTTTGTCCTCCTTGCAGAGGTTGATTCGGCAGACCTGCAGGTTCTAAAACGAGGCGGCATCGCCAAATCCGGCATAAATCGCATCCTCGCCGTCATCAACGGCTCACCTATCGCCCCCCCCTCTTTCCCGCGGCTCAAGCAAGACCGGTTGGTCAGGTTCGTGCTGCACCTGCTCTTCGAGCTGGAGCTGCTCGTCGTTCGGCCCCACGAGACCGTCGCTGGCCTTTCGGATGATTGTGAGAATTGGCTGTCGGCTCCGCTTGAGGCGCAACAACAGAGGCTTTTCACCGCGTATCTTGGCTCGTCGTGGGACGAGCTATACCAGATTCCGAGCCTCCGCGTCGATGTCTCTGGCCGCCGAAATCCGCCGAGGGAGTGCAGACGAGCTGTGCTTTCTGAACTGGCGAGGCTGCCCGAGGGCGAGTGGCAGGAGTTTGGGACGTTTTCCATGCAGATGTCCGAAACACTGCCCGGCTTCCTTCGTCCCCAATCCGACCCCTATAACTGGAGGATAACCATACTCGAGGCCGGCAAGGGCCATCGTTTTCACAGCGAGGCCGGCGAGAGAAGTTTCTGGTTTAATCTCGAGGGCCATCTCCTCGCCAACTACATTTATGACCCGCTGTATTGGCTCGGGGCTGTCAAGTTAAGGCTCTCAAAAAAACAGCAGCTCACGCACTTCGCCATCTCTGAGCTTGGCAAAAGGCTGCTTAATGAAGACCTCGGGAGCAAGCCCGGCAAGCCACAGGAGCATTTCGTCCTGCAACCAGACTTCGAGATAACAGCGAACAGGGAGTTTGACCGCTCGGCCCTGCTCTTCCTCAACCGGTTCTCCAATCGCGGCGAGACTGACGCTGTCTTCAAGTTCCAGCTCAGCAAACACTCCATTGCGAGAGCCCTTCAGCGTGGCATTGACGGCAAGTCAATCATCTCGTTTCTCAAGCGCCATTCACTCGCTGGGGTCCCTCAGAACGTTGAGTTCTCGATAAGGGAGTGGGCGGCGAGGTTTGGCAATATCAGGATAAAAGGCGCTGTTTTGCTCGATACAGCCGATGAGTTTCTGATGACCGAGATTCTTGGTCTGCACAAGATAGCGACTTGCATACAGAAGCAGATCGGGGAAAGAACCGCACTCATTGACGGCACGCAGGCAAATGCTCTTTACAAGCTGCTCAAGCGCGAGGGCTACTTGCCCGAGATCGACGAAGAACTTGTAGAATCGAGTCCCGAGCTTCAGACATACTCGCTCTCTCAGCAGCAGAGCACTGCTGTTTTCGCAAGCGCGCTTGCGCTGTCCCGGATTCTGAGGTCGGTCGAGCACGAGCTGCCGGCGCTCAAGAGGCTCTGTATTGATGAGGAGCTCCTGTCTGCGAAGCTTCCATTCCTAATGGAGCTGCAGGTCAGATTTCTTGCTGGCGAGCTTTCAGACCTTGTCATTCAACGAGAGCCAATATCTAGGAGACTGAGCGATGACAAGAAGGCCAAGCTCTCGAACAGACCTCGCAAGGGGATCATCGACACTCTGAACATGGCCATGACGCTTGCCAAGCCAGTTGTAGTAGAATATATCTCGCCGATCACGCAGGCTGTTCAGTACAAAAAAGTAACGGTCTCCGAGGTAATCCAGACGCAGAACGGGGGCTACATCAGGGCAATAGACCAAACAACAGGCGACGAGACAGTCATCTCGATCCTTGCGATCAGGAGCGCCTCGTCCCCTCAATAG
- a CDS encoding glycosyltransferase, which produces MRIAFLVQRFGLDVNGGAELHCRLLAEHLASDFEVEVLSSCALDYVSWRDHYTPGEERINGVLVRRFRSKQLRDERRFGLISQEVFSGPASMEKQRLWLREQGPFTSDLIDFLQKNIDSYDILIPFSFRYYHSFECVRLFGDKSILVPTAEPDPAVELPIFHSTFQDPSVILYNSPESRALIQNAHHNYSVPNIITGVGIEEKKAGDINETLARYSLASQPYIIYIGRIDKNKGCEQLFDYFIDYIAADNAPKPHLVLLGNNVIDVPDHPMIRHLGFVSLEDKLALLKGAKLLVMPSFLESLSMVLLEAWANRKAVLVNGQSDVLRGQCIRSNGGLYYRSKGEFIIALRELLTNDFLRSRLGSLGNRYFRINYNWGVIKRKYEQAFEIAVRGRNNRTARSA; this is translated from the coding sequence GTGCGGATAGCGTTTCTTGTTCAGCGGTTTGGTTTGGATGTAAACGGGGGAGCGGAGCTTCATTGCAGGCTCCTCGCCGAACACCTCGCATCGGACTTTGAGGTGGAGGTCTTATCTTCCTGCGCGCTCGATTACGTCTCCTGGCGAGACCACTACACGCCGGGCGAGGAGAGGATCAACGGCGTGCTGGTCCGCCGCTTCAGGAGCAAGCAACTTCGCGACGAGCGAAGGTTCGGGCTGATCTCGCAGGAGGTTTTCAGTGGCCCGGCCTCGATGGAGAAACAACGCCTCTGGCTGCGCGAGCAGGGCCCATTCACTTCAGACCTAATCGACTTTCTGCAAAAAAACATCGACAGCTATGACATCTTAATCCCCTTTAGTTTCCGTTACTACCACTCCTTTGAATGTGTGAGGCTCTTCGGCGACAAGTCGATCCTTGTCCCCACGGCAGAGCCCGACCCGGCGGTCGAGCTGCCCATCTTCCACAGCACGTTCCAAGACCCCAGTGTGATACTCTACAACTCGCCCGAGAGCAGAGCCCTTATCCAGAACGCTCATCACAACTACTCTGTGCCCAATATCATAACGGGCGTCGGCATAGAGGAGAAGAAAGCCGGCGACATTAACGAGACGCTCGCCAGGTATTCGCTTGCGTCCCAGCCATATATTATCTACATCGGGCGAATCGACAAGAACAAGGGGTGCGAGCAGCTGTTTGACTACTTCATTGATTACATAGCGGCGGACAACGCGCCAAAGCCGCATCTTGTGTTGTTGGGTAACAACGTTATCGACGTGCCGGACCACCCGATGATCAGACATCTGGGCTTCGTCTCTCTCGAGGACAAGCTTGCCCTCCTGAAAGGCGCAAAACTGCTTGTTATGCCGTCCTTTCTGGAAAGTCTCTCGATGGTCCTGCTCGAGGCGTGGGCCAACAGGAAAGCTGTATTGGTCAACGGCCAATCGGACGTTCTGAGGGGACAATGCATCCGCAGCAACGGGGGTCTTTACTACCGCTCGAAGGGCGAATTCATAATCGCCTTAAGGGAGCTTCTGACGAACGACTTCCTTCGCTCACGTCTCGGCAGCCTCGGCAACAGATACTTCCGTATCAACTACAACTGGGGCGTCATAAAACGGAAGTACGAGCAGGCCTTTGAGATCGCCGTTCGCGGCCGGAATAACAGGACGGCCCGTTCGGCCTAA
- a CDS encoding DUF3467 domain-containing protein: MEAKPKQMQFKVRIDDEASRGKYANFVNVWHSNYEFVIDLGQVMPGRNEIRVFDRIITNPLRAKLFWKALEMNIQKYEETFGTIDIERHPLPEGQDIKMH, translated from the coding sequence TTGGAAGCCAAGCCAAAACAAATGCAGTTCAAGGTAAGAATTGACGATGAGGCCTCCAGAGGCAAATACGCCAACTTCGTCAATGTGTGGCACAGCAACTACGAGTTCGTGATCGACCTTGGCCAGGTAATGCCGGGCCGCAACGAGATCAGGGTATTCGACAGGATCATCACGAACCCACTGCGGGCGAAGCTGTTCTGGAAGGCACTGGAGATGAACATCCAAAAGTATGAGGAGACTTTCGGCACTATCGACATCGAGCGACACCCCTTGCCGGAGGGCCAGGACATCAAGATGCACTAG
- a CDS encoding STAS domain-containing protein, which translates to MSMVVELCAEGPAAVLRATGALDERGATQLHSKVQEAIDTGFRSVVLNLSGITNMTPDGLMLLETIRHDVALCDGQLILTLPQHEAAEVLSVYGLKKHLVILPSEKEALRRIDSSIPAGWSTP; encoded by the coding sequence ATGAGTATGGTGGTGGAGCTTTGTGCTGAAGGTCCAGCGGCAGTGTTGCGCGCCACAGGAGCACTCGATGAAAGAGGGGCCACCCAACTTCATAGTAAGGTGCAAGAGGCGATAGACACAGGATTTAGGAGTGTAGTCTTAAACCTCTCGGGCATCACCAACATGACGCCAGATGGCTTGATGCTGCTCGAGACAATTCGCCATGACGTCGCCCTTTGCGACGGGCAGCTCATTCTGACGCTCCCTCAGCACGAGGCCGCTGAAGTTCTCAGTGTTTATGGCCTCAAAAAGCACCTCGTCATTCTACCTAGTGAGAAGGAAGCGCTTCGCCGGATCGACAGCTCGATTCCCGCAGGGTGGAGCACTCCTTGA
- a CDS encoding glycosyltransferase has protein sequence MKSIAAKAWFLLRLLVFSLAALAYAAWVRLLCRRRCALKGTAESRTAIVFISTHPFTGLWQRPQQIAVRLAKSYPILYFWPRYASDLARRKENSQQVEPESASSIRLVSPLLLPFGRAIPAVYKANLGTARSAIAHRLRAMGFSAAPTLWFYAPRFAHLLDSLEHSAVVYDIMDEHSAFSFARRDMKELETRLLRDADVVFAGTNTLAERKRELAPEIKYLPCGVEFEHFSAAAAQKLPVPAAFSSVNGPLIGYFGAVDDRLDFDMLLAAAMRHPDWTILLVGPRFGTKSQNELVQSQPNIVMPGLVPYAELPAYLAQFDVAVLPFVLNELTMHIHPTKVLEYLASRTPVVSTPIPDVVKFYSGVVKIASTPHEFIAAVENLLSRPDADAVERGYQMARASSWDALVERMMADLKRALLGRSKSSGRSPATNGHA, from the coding sequence ATGAAATCGATCGCCGCAAAGGCCTGGTTCTTACTCCGCCTCCTCGTTTTCTCGCTCGCTGCCTTGGCCTACGCAGCATGGGTAAGATTGCTCTGCCGCCGCCGCTGTGCGTTGAAGGGGACCGCCGAATCCAGAACGGCCATCGTATTCATCTCCACGCATCCTTTCACTGGCCTCTGGCAGAGGCCGCAGCAGATAGCTGTGCGCCTCGCCAAATCATATCCCATTCTCTATTTTTGGCCGAGATACGCCTCTGACCTCGCAAGGCGGAAAGAGAACTCCCAGCAGGTTGAGCCCGAAAGCGCATCATCGATTCGGCTCGTGTCGCCGCTTCTGCTCCCGTTCGGGCGAGCAATCCCAGCGGTGTATAAAGCGAATCTCGGAACCGCTAGGTCGGCGATCGCCCATCGCCTCCGTGCGATGGGTTTTTCTGCCGCGCCCACACTTTGGTTCTACGCGCCTCGTTTCGCCCATCTTCTGGACTCGCTTGAGCATTCCGCCGTGGTTTACGACATCATGGACGAGCACTCGGCCTTCAGCTTTGCCAGGCGCGACATGAAAGAGCTTGAGACTAGACTCTTGCGGGACGCCGATGTCGTGTTTGCCGGAACTAACACGCTTGCCGAGCGAAAGAGGGAGCTTGCGCCGGAGATAAAGTATCTGCCGTGCGGCGTCGAGTTTGAGCACTTCAGCGCCGCCGCGGCCCAGAAACTGCCTGTTCCAGCTGCCTTTTCAAGCGTCAATGGCCCACTGATTGGCTACTTTGGCGCTGTGGACGACCGGCTCGACTTCGACATGCTCCTTGCCGCAGCGATGAGGCATCCTGACTGGACGATCCTGCTGGTAGGCCCCAGGTTTGGGACGAAGTCTCAAAATGAGCTCGTCCAGTCCCAACCCAACATCGTCATGCCCGGCCTCGTCCCCTACGCGGAGCTACCAGCCTATCTTGCCCAGTTTGACGTCGCAGTGCTCCCGTTCGTTCTTAATGAGCTCACGATGCACATACACCCGACCAAAGTGCTGGAGTATCTTGCATCCCGAACTCCGGTTGTATCCACACCCATTCCGGACGTCGTGAAGTTCTACTCTGGGGTCGTGAAGATAGCCTCGACGCCGCATGAGTTCATCGCCGCGGTCGAGAATCTACTCAGCAGGCCAGATGCGGACGCAGTTGAGCGAGGCTATCAGATGGCTCGCGCCTCGTCCTGGGATGCCCTGGTCGAGAGAATGATGGCCGACTTAAAGAGGGCCTTACTGGGCCGGAGCAAATCTAGCGGGCGGAGTCCGGCGACAAATGGGCATGCCTGA
- a CDS encoding glycosyltransferase family 39 protein has product MGMPDPVHRDADALEGPHRPHSIQPIVGLAVVFAVAFAIRLVGINWALPAVIHHDERNVGLAVLKALFSGEPCPTFYYYPALAVFSHYVSAVVAFTVGKHYGLLGRLTDLRLPDYLPYARFASALAGALTVLVVAKTARDVRRGAGIPAGLVATFGFISVLHSHYATPDVSLTLFVQLALLFSFLSLSRRSPRSSFWAAAFAAFAASFKYTAFLVIIPAIVSAVLVGPKGNRMGRATQVAAVGFAIFAVINIGGIIDLPVLVDHVRAEAMHYFQAGNLGVPGVSCENPRGVMFHVRAALGDVGYVAAGLAILGIITCASSRLGRRYLLVSLAFVVPHLALFASARAAFPRNVLPLTPSVAILAGVGIARVAESVRTKSLRPKVIALVTGLAILLPARATLLNDYVMTRACSLARVQEWFIRNGEPVGGVGYRVASLHSLWTPRTVGARDLSIGEVFLERLKNQENLPDPAWFLEQGAVFFTIERWGVGRYSGLDWPDRMLGLIRHYCVLVDTISGWPPDARWFPNSGFAAPEVGPDTFFGPTVEIFILKPAFPPPQTGAG; this is encoded by the coding sequence ATGGGCATGCCTGACCCCGTCCACCGCGATGCGGATGCTCTTGAAGGTCCGCATCGTCCGCACAGCATCCAGCCCATTGTGGGTCTAGCAGTCGTGTTTGCGGTAGCCTTTGCCATTCGGCTGGTTGGCATAAACTGGGCTCTCCCCGCGGTTATCCACCATGACGAGCGCAACGTTGGGCTGGCGGTTCTAAAAGCGCTGTTCTCGGGGGAGCCTTGCCCCACATTCTACTACTATCCGGCGCTAGCTGTGTTCAGCCACTATGTCTCGGCGGTGGTGGCTTTCACCGTGGGCAAGCACTATGGCCTGTTGGGACGGCTCACTGACCTGAGGCTTCCCGATTACCTCCCGTACGCTAGGTTCGCCAGTGCCCTGGCAGGGGCGCTCACCGTTCTAGTGGTGGCAAAGACCGCGAGGGACGTCCGACGAGGCGCTGGCATACCCGCGGGCCTGGTCGCCACTTTCGGCTTCATCAGTGTCCTGCACAGCCACTATGCCACCCCAGACGTTTCGCTGACCCTATTCGTCCAACTCGCCCTGCTGTTCTCGTTCCTGAGTCTCTCTCGCCGAAGCCCTCGCTCAAGCTTCTGGGCAGCGGCTTTCGCGGCCTTCGCGGCGTCGTTCAAATACACCGCTTTCCTCGTCATTATCCCAGCGATTGTCTCCGCCGTGCTCGTTGGACCAAAGGGCAATCGGATGGGCCGCGCAACGCAGGTAGCAGCAGTCGGATTCGCTATCTTCGCAGTTATCAACATTGGCGGCATCATCGACTTGCCCGTCCTCGTCGATCATGTCCGAGCCGAAGCCATGCACTACTTCCAGGCGGGCAACCTCGGAGTCCCAGGCGTGAGCTGCGAGAACCCGCGCGGGGTCATGTTCCACGTTCGTGCGGCTCTCGGCGACGTTGGCTACGTGGCGGCCGGGCTCGCCATCCTCGGCATCATAACCTGCGCGTCATCTCGGCTGGGAAGGCGCTATCTGCTGGTCTCGTTGGCCTTCGTTGTGCCTCATCTCGCGCTCTTTGCCTCCGCAAGGGCCGCGTTCCCAAGGAATGTGCTCCCGCTAACCCCATCCGTTGCCATCCTCGCCGGGGTTGGCATCGCCCGGGTGGCAGAATCTGTCCGCACTAAGAGCCTCCGGCCGAAAGTGATCGCACTCGTGACCGGGCTTGCCATTCTGCTCCCAGCCCGGGCCACGCTCTTAAATGACTATGTGATGACGCGGGCCTGTTCTCTCGCGAGGGTTCAAGAATGGTTCATCCGAAACGGGGAGCCGGTCGGCGGCGTAGGCTACCGGGTTGCCTCGCTGCACTCGCTTTGGACGCCCAGAACCGTGGGGGCGAGAGACCTTTCGATCGGCGAGGTGTTTCTTGAGCGCCTGAAGAATCAGGAGAATCTGCCGGACCCCGCGTGGTTCTTAGAACAGGGAGCTGTTTTCTTCACGATCGAACGCTGGGGGGTTGGCCGGTATTCCGGGCTCGACTGGCCAGACCGCATGTTAGGCCTCATCCGGCACTACTGCGTTTTGGTTGACACTATCAGCGGCTGGCCGCCGGATGCTAGGTGGTTCCCTAATAGCGGCTTTGCGGCTCCTGAGGTTGGCCCGGACACGTTCTTTGGACCCACCGTTGAGATATTCATCCTAAAGCCTGCTTTTCCCCCACCACAGACCGGAGCAGGATGA
- a CDS encoding (Fe-S)-binding protein, producing MSRDLLAVVEKGETSKVLRLTDDAKKVCLRCGSCLAVCPVYKKKLVEMVAPRGKMALAEALASGEIDAEHDVASYLSQCLVCTACMDECPNDLDFDARMIAGRSALRRKKASNLPFFMAFRTVLQTRSLMNLGAFLARVLRRLFFFKVPSESGMHLRFPIMVPRDRLLPKIAPRPFLSSAAARSRSTPEDAPQTRSVAYFVGCMANYSCPEVPLQLLRLASKDVSLFVPLKQKCCGMPAIISGDLVSARRLAKHNIKVLLQTGAEVIVTTCGSCGSAIKHYYPILFRDDPRMLASAQTVAGRIIDVSELLVDVLGRTKFSVNKDLLERLGLDPAKPVKVTYHEACHLGRRMNIVAQPKTILNNTAGVQFVPMQDANVCCGCGGLFSVHHYDISSEIATDKAKNILATGADIVATGCPACVMQIADGLAHIGRNIPVVHTIELISTK from the coding sequence ATGAGTCGGGATTTACTAGCAGTTGTCGAGAAAGGTGAGACGTCGAAAGTCTTGAGATTGACAGACGACGCGAAGAAGGTGTGCCTAAGATGCGGCTCGTGCCTTGCCGTATGCCCCGTCTATAAGAAGAAACTCGTCGAGATGGTTGCGCCGAGAGGCAAGATGGCTCTGGCTGAGGCGCTCGCGAGCGGCGAGATCGACGCCGAGCACGACGTCGCGTCTTATCTCTCGCAGTGTCTTGTTTGCACGGCTTGTATGGACGAATGCCCTAACGACCTTGATTTCGACGCGAGGATGATCGCCGGGCGGTCAGCGCTCAGAAGAAAGAAAGCCAGCAATCTCCCCTTCTTCATGGCCTTTCGGACAGTCCTCCAGACAAGATCGCTAATGAACCTCGGCGCATTCTTGGCGCGAGTGCTTCGTCGCCTGTTCTTCTTCAAAGTCCCCAGCGAATCCGGGATGCACCTCAGGTTCCCAATCATGGTCCCAAGAGACCGTCTCCTTCCAAAGATAGCGCCGCGTCCGTTCCTCAGCTCTGCCGCAGCCAGGAGCCGATCTACTCCGGAAGATGCCCCGCAAACCCGGTCAGTTGCTTACTTCGTCGGATGCATGGCCAACTACTCCTGCCCCGAGGTCCCCCTCCAGCTGCTCCGACTGGCCTCAAAGGATGTCTCGCTCTTCGTCCCCCTCAAACAGAAGTGCTGCGGCATGCCAGCAATCATATCGGGCGACCTCGTCTCTGCAAGGAGGCTTGCCAAGCACAACATAAAGGTGTTGCTTCAGACAGGCGCAGAAGTGATAGTTACCACCTGCGGCTCCTGTGGATCGGCGATCAAGCATTACTACCCAATCCTGTTTAGAGATGATCCCCGGATGCTCGCCTCGGCACAGACCGTCGCCGGCCGCATAATCGACGTCTCGGAGCTGCTCGTTGACGTGCTCGGCCGGACGAAGTTCTCGGTCAACAAAGACCTGCTTGAACGACTGGGACTCGACCCCGCCAAACCTGTCAAAGTTACCTACCACGAGGCATGCCACCTCGGCAGGCGAATGAACATCGTCGCACAGCCAAAAACGATCCTAAACAACACCGCCGGCGTCCAGTTCGTCCCGATGCAGGACGCGAACGTGTGCTGCGGCTGTGGAGGGCTGTTCAGCGTTCATCACTATGACATCTCAAGCGAGATTGCCACGGACAAGGCCAAGAACATCCTTGCGACTGGCGCCGACATTGTAGCAACCGGCTGCCCCGCCTGTGTTATGCAGATAGCGGACGGACTCGCCCATATCGGCCGCAATATCCCTGTCGTCCACACGATCGAGCTTATTTCAACGAAGTGA